A stretch of DNA from Methanomicrobiales archaeon:
GCCATGACCGGGGCTGAGGGTTCGCAAGGGACTTATAGTTTTGGGATGTCCTCATTGTTTGCTGTGATTCCCGGCGCCCGTATCGGCAACTGCCCGGAAGACGGCCATGGGCGGGGAAGCGGTGTCCCTGCATGGGTTTTTTTCGGCGTTTTTATGATCGGGCAGGGGCGACATCGCATGCGACATGAGTGGGCTGGTGTCTTTTCGAGATCGATATCGCCCCGCCTCTTCAGAGGCGGAGACTGCAGGTGTAGACGGGAAGGCCTTCCCACAGATCCGGAGCGGCCTCGAGAGGGATATCGACCCCGAAGACGGCAAAGCGGCTGATGTTCCGGGAGAGTACAATCGATGGCGGGGAGAGGAATGCGAAGGAGGAACAATTGACTCTTCTTCACTCATCACCGGCGTTCTCCTCCGTGAGGGGACGGGCACTTTTTCACGATATAGTGCATAGTTCCTTCATCTCGGGGTATAATCTCGAGCGGAGGGGCATGGCAGTATCCCCAGGCACACCCGAAGAGACAATCCGTCAGACACCGGACGAACAGAGAGGAAATTCTTCTGCGGAAGTGGAACGGAGGATTCTGGAGCGGATAGCAGCCCTGGAGAGCGAACTCGGCGCTTCGTCAGGAGCTTGCGTCCCTCAAGCAGGCCGATGTGAAACGGAAGAGAGCGGAGGAGGGACGTGAGTCTATCGAACGAATTCCCGCTGAAAATCCCAATTCCGCGCTGCGGCTCGACAACGGGCGCACGATCCGCTATGCCGATAGAGCCGCTCGAACGATGCTGGGCGGCGCATTCCCGGGACCTGGCAGGGATGCTCCCGTATCCTCTACCCTTCAGCCGACGAGTACGAGCACGTCGGACGCGAGAAGTATGCCCAGATTCTCAAGAACGGACTTGGAGCGGTGGAGACTCACTGGCGGCACAAGAACGGAAAGGTCTCTGATATCCTGCTCAGTTCGTCATTGCTCGATCCCGCCCATCCCTATGAAGACGTCATCTTCATCGCCATGGATGTCACCGAGCTGCACAGGAGCGAGCGGGCCCTGAAGGAGTATTCCGAACGTCTCAAACGTTCAAACGAGGATCTCGAACGGTTCGCCTTCATCTCCAGCGACGACCTGCAGGAACCCCTGCGGACCATGGTGACGTTCACCCAGCTGCTGGAGAAGCGCTACCGGGGCCAGCTGGACCCCGACGCCGACGAGTTC
This window harbors:
- a CDS encoding histidine kinase dimerization/phospho-acceptor domain-containing protein encodes the protein METHWRHKNGKVSDILLSSSLLDPAHPYEDVIFIAMDVTELHRSERALKEYSERLKRSNEDLERFAFISSDDLQEPLRTMVTFTQLLEKRYRGQLDPDADEFLHYIVSAGKRMQHLITDLLEFSRVNTQGGDFRPTDATAVVEDVLASIHSIAEENGATITRDRSRVIADANQVR